The Geminocystis sp. NIES-3708 genomic sequence ATTTTGATTATTTTCAGGACGATTTAAAGAAATATTATTGTTATGTATTCTTTTATTTAACAGAATTTTATCGATAACTTTTATAAAAATATTAGCATCTTGACACCTAGCAAACCAATCAACATCTTCTGCTACCCAAAACTCAGAATTAAAGTTGCCAACTTTTTCAAAGACACTTTTTTTGACCATTAATGTTTCCATAATTTTACCCACATGATCACCTTCTAATAATTCAGTTTTAAATCCTGATGGTGGCAAATTTCCTTCTTCTAAAAAAAATTTTACTTTGCCTATAACACCTTGAACTTGTGGATTATCAATCATATAATCTACTTGGATTTTTAGCTTATCATCAGTCCAAATATCATCACAAGAAAGAAAAGTAATTAATTCCGCTTTTGCCTCATCAATTCCTTGATTATAAGCATCGGCTATTCCTTGACTATTTTGTAAAAAATAACGAATTTGAGAATAACATTGAGCAATAATTGGGGTTTTATCATTAGAATTACCATCAATAACAATAATTTCATAGTTTTTATAAGTTTGATTTAAAACACTTTCAATAGCAGTTTGTAAAAATTTTTCACCATTTTTAACTACTATAATTACACTAACTAATGGCAAATTTATCATATATTTATTTTATAAGTTTTTACGACGATCTAAAGACATTTTTAAAGATTTAAGAAAAGCAGAATAACTATTTTTTCTATCTCTACTTACATTACTATCATGAATACGATAACATAACACACTTTCTGAAACTATTATTTGATTAATATTCGCTTCTTTTATTCTTAAAAACCAGTCAACATCTTCACTGGAAGATAAATTAGGATCAAAATTACCCAGCTTTTCAAATACTGATTTTTTATATAATCCAGCACCTAAA encodes the following:
- a CDS encoding glycosyltransferase — its product is MINLPLVSVIIVVKNGEKFLQTAIESVLNQTYKNYEIIVIDGNSNDKTPIIAQCYSQIRYFLQNSQGIADAYNQGIDEAKAELITFLSCDDIWTDDKLKIQVDYMIDNPQVQGVIGKVKFFLEEGNLPPSGFKTELLEGDHVGKIMETLMVKKSVFEKVGNFNSEFWVAEDVDWFARCQDANIFIKVIDKILLNKRIHNNNISLNRPENNQNLLKILRESIHRKRENLSKNK